One genomic segment of Gaiellales bacterium includes these proteins:
- a CDS encoding aldolase: protein MTTTPAIDPVTQAKVDLAAALRAAALHGLNEGVDNHFSLAVPRRDDRFLLNRFGPHWSEITASDLITVDLDGEVVEGEGEWELTAFMIHRGVHLARPSARCVLHTHMPYATAVSMTQGGFDTRVSQNSMMFHGRVVSLAYGGFAEAADEGNRIGEAVGDDVSVVMLENHGVLVIGETVAEAWHRLYFLERACQMQVLAQSTGRPLIQVSEELAARTAAQAVADTDNPPALFAAVRRQLDRESPGYQF, encoded by the coding sequence ATGACCACGACGCCAGCCATCGATCCCGTCACCCAGGCGAAGGTCGACCTTGCCGCCGCGCTGCGGGCTGCCGCGCTCCATGGCCTCAACGAGGGCGTCGACAACCACTTCAGCCTGGCCGTGCCCCGCCGCGACGACCGCTTCCTGCTCAACCGGTTCGGCCCCCACTGGTCCGAGATCACGGCCTCCGACCTGATCACCGTCGACCTGGACGGCGAGGTCGTGGAGGGTGAGGGCGAGTGGGAGCTGACGGCGTTCATGATCCACCGCGGGGTGCATCTGGCGCGACCGTCGGCCCGCTGCGTGCTGCACACGCACATGCCCTACGCGACCGCCGTGTCGATGACACAGGGCGGCTTCGACACCCGGGTCAGCCAGAACTCGATGATGTTCCACGGGCGCGTCGTCAGCCTCGCATACGGTGGGTTCGCGGAGGCGGCCGACGAGGGCAACCGGATCGGCGAGGCCGTCGGCGATGACGTCTCGGTCGTCATGCTGGAGAACCACGGCGTCCTGGTGATCGGCGAGACGGTCGCCGAGGCGTGGCACCGCCTCTACTTCCTCGAGCGGGCCTGCCAGATGCAGGTGCTCGCCCAGTCGACCGGCCGTCCGCTGATCCAGGTCAGCGAGGAGCTTGCCGCCCGCACCGCGGCCCAGGCGGTCGCCGATACGGACAACCCGCCGGCGCTGTTTGCCGCCGTGCGGCGCCAGCTCGACCGCGAGAGCCCGGGCTATCAGTTCTGA
- a CDS encoding glutathione S-transferase family protein yields MTIVITAFERSPDGGKGLARDTRVRWALEEVNQPYDVRLVSFREREEPAHLRLHPFGLIPTYEDGDLVLFETGAIVLQIGEHHAGLFPDDANARARAIAWMFAALNTVEPPILELVTARIVEGDKPWAEERLPLVKDRIRDRLVRLSARLGDADWLDGAFSAGDLMMVSVLLRLRPSGLLDEFPTLADYVARGEARPAYARAFAAQWAVNNPDTPQAG; encoded by the coding sequence ATGACCATCGTCATCACCGCCTTCGAACGGTCGCCTGACGGCGGCAAGGGCCTGGCGCGCGATACCCGCGTTCGATGGGCGCTGGAGGAAGTGAACCAGCCGTACGACGTCCGCCTCGTGTCGTTCCGCGAACGAGAGGAGCCCGCCCATCTGCGGCTTCATCCTTTCGGCTTGATACCGACCTATGAAGACGGCGACCTCGTCCTGTTCGAGACAGGCGCGATCGTCCTCCAGATCGGAGAGCACCATGCGGGCCTGTTCCCGGACGATGCCAATGCGCGGGCGCGGGCGATCGCGTGGATGTTCGCCGCGCTCAACACCGTGGAGCCGCCGATCCTCGAGCTCGTGACCGCCAGGATCGTGGAGGGCGACAAACCCTGGGCCGAAGAGCGCCTGCCTCTGGTGAAGGACCGCATTCGCGACCGGCTCGTCCGGCTTTCTGCCCGCCTGGGCGATGCCGATTGGCTCGATGGAGCGTTCAGTGCGGGCGACCTCATGATGGTGTCGGTCCTGCTGAGGCTGCGGCCGTCGGGCCTTCTGGACGAGTTTCCGACACTGGCTGACTATGTCGCCCGTGGCGAAGCGCGGCCCGCATATGCACGGGCGTTCGCCGCCCAGTGGGCGGTCAACAACCCCGATACTCCGCAGGCCGGCTGA
- a CDS encoding glycoside hydrolase family 15 protein has protein sequence MPDYLPIEQHGIIGDLHTVALIGTDGTIDWYCPERFDSPSIFASVLDAEKGGHFRIAPVESEHTAKQLYFPDTNVLITRFLTPGGVGEVQDFMPIHRDPDHRRRLVRRVICVRGEMHFRAECEPRFDYARASHETVVTEHGAGFRSPGLAMLLEANVPFTRTEHGVSAGFTLRDGESCTFSLEQCMHDQLPGPIDEHAAAEAFSRTVRYWRGWLARSRYRGRWREMVHRSALTLKLLTYRPTGALIAAPTTSLPEGIGGERNWDYRYTWIRDGAFSLYALLRLGFTEEAAAFMGWLSDRYRESAGRGDGPLQIMYGIDGRPDLEEIELDHLEGYRGSRPVRVGNGAAMQLQLDIYGELIDSVYLYNKYGQPISYDEWTALVGIVDWVCENWDRPDEGIWEVRGGRQHFTYSRLMCWVAIERAIRMARQRGLPCDMVRWLAVRDTITQQVMDRGWHPERGAFVQHYDTDVLDASVLLMPLTKFIAPQDPRWLSTLDAIGDELVSDSLVYRYNVEASPDGLRGEEGTFSICSFWYVEALSRAGRLDEARLAFEKMLTYANHLGLYSEEIGPSGESLGNFPQAFTHLSLISAAVNLDAQLG, from the coding sequence ATGCCCGACTACCTCCCGATCGAGCAGCACGGCATCATCGGCGACCTGCACACGGTGGCGCTGATCGGCACCGACGGGACGATCGACTGGTACTGCCCCGAGCGGTTCGACTCTCCGAGCATCTTCGCCTCCGTGCTGGATGCGGAGAAGGGCGGCCACTTCCGGATCGCGCCGGTCGAGTCGGAGCACACCGCAAAGCAGCTGTACTTCCCCGACACGAACGTCCTCATCACCCGGTTCCTGACGCCCGGCGGGGTCGGGGAGGTGCAGGACTTCATGCCGATCCACCGCGACCCCGACCACCGCCGTCGCCTCGTCCGGCGGGTGATCTGCGTGCGGGGCGAGATGCACTTCCGCGCCGAGTGCGAGCCGCGGTTCGACTATGCCAGGGCGTCGCACGAGACGGTCGTGACCGAGCATGGCGCCGGCTTCCGGTCGCCCGGTCTGGCCATGCTGCTGGAGGCCAACGTGCCCTTCACGCGCACCGAGCATGGCGTCTCCGCCGGGTTCACGCTCCGTGACGGCGAGAGCTGCACCTTCTCGCTCGAGCAGTGCATGCACGACCAGCTGCCGGGCCCGATCGACGAGCACGCCGCGGCGGAGGCGTTCTCGCGCACCGTCCGCTACTGGCGCGGGTGGCTCGCCAGGTCGCGCTACCGCGGGCGCTGGCGCGAGATGGTGCACCGCTCGGCGCTCACGCTCAAGCTGCTCACCTACCGGCCGACCGGTGCGCTGATCGCGGCCCCGACCACGAGCCTGCCGGAGGGGATCGGCGGCGAGCGCAACTGGGACTACCGCTACACGTGGATCCGCGACGGCGCGTTCTCGCTGTACGCGCTGCTGCGGCTCGGCTTCACGGAGGAGGCGGCCGCGTTCATGGGCTGGTTGTCCGACCGCTATCGCGAGAGCGCCGGCCGCGGCGACGGGCCGCTGCAGATCATGTACGGCATCGACGGCCGTCCCGACCTCGAGGAGATCGAGCTCGACCATCTCGAGGGCTACCGCGGGTCACGGCCCGTGCGGGTCGGCAACGGCGCGGCGATGCAGCTGCAGCTCGACATCTACGGCGAGCTGATCGACTCGGTCTACCTCTACAACAAGTACGGCCAGCCCATCTCCTACGACGAGTGGACGGCCCTGGTGGGGATCGTCGACTGGGTCTGCGAGAACTGGGACCGCCCCGACGAGGGCATCTGGGAGGTGCGCGGCGGCCGCCAGCACTTCACGTACTCGCGCCTGATGTGCTGGGTCGCCATCGAGCGTGCGATCCGGATGGCACGCCAGCGCGGCCTTCCCTGCGACATGGTGCGATGGCTCGCGGTTCGCGACACCATCACGCAGCAGGTCATGGACCGCGGCTGGCACCCCGAGCGCGGTGCGTTCGTGCAGCACTACGACACCGACGTCCTGGATGCGTCCGTGCTGCTCATGCCGCTCACCAAGTTCATCGCCCCGCAGGATCCCCGCTGGCTCTCCACGCTCGATGCGATCGGCGACGAGCTGGTCTCCGACAGCCTCGTCTACCGGTACAACGTCGAGGCATCGCCGGACGGGCTGCGCGGGGAGGAGGGCACGTTCTCGATCTGCTCGTTCTGGTACGTCGAGGCGCTCTCGCGCGCGGGCAGGCTCGACGAGGCCCGGCTGGCGTTCGAGAAGATGCTGACCTACGCGAACCACCTCGGGCTGTACTCCGAGGAGATCGGGCCGTCCGGCGAATCGCTGGGGAACTTCCCGCAGGCGTTCACGCACCTGTCGCTGATCTCGGCGGCCGTCAACCTGGACGCGCAGCTCGGCTGA
- a CDS encoding GAF domain-containing protein, translated as MHDPDPPGAAAGLELLLERFRTGLDAERVALEPDDGAAAGADDPRRLRSAVPMEDGRPGVLLVQRGDDSPAFSDAERMLFSHLAGLAETVLRVAAESAQRSRRLAVAQGVSAGMAVAESPTEALAAAVDAIFDNSSYHAVTATLMDRDGGEQVIVADRSRTLRSHTGLRRPIGAGLVGYAGREGSPQLYVHAADEAGFEWPEDTVYQSLLLAPVMVSGRCEAVLELCDTRPAAFGGPDLELMSSVAAQVAGALTRTIAIEESGHRAARLAVGSAVAAALTDARTPSEALALAAHTVYDNSAYELVAATLVLEESREQLLIADLSREAREPERMRRPLDAGIVGAAITSGEPILLGSAQDDPRFDWPHPLSVQSLLVTPVVVDGRCVAALEIWNRTRDGFDRFDVALMQHVADHLAASWRSIRLREESERRAQRLELTLEVTRGVAAATSPEGALAAAVEALARSTAYQAMAAILADRAAGEQMLVAGRGGDEMLPVGLRRPIGEGLTGHVIEHGRPLRIDDASTREDARPWVDEPAFMSMLLMPVLVDGTCVATLELGDERRNRFSDQDMVLLATAAEGVAAALRRIGLRKESTRRADRLALAADLAWNVASAGTVEEALDVAAQTVFERVGYSCAIATLVLPDTRQQLTVADYTSDGSSLAGLWRSVGTGVLGQVIAGCQPLILSHASDHPAYDWPSGELWESMVAVPVMDEGRCRAVLSVYEREPDRLNEDDLRLLMAVAGQVAASLRGIDLRDQSDRRARRLALAASIAGRIASAATVDEALETAATELYEATEYEVVSVIRCQHERGTAGMTFALDRSGLPWHPMTWPIDDGITGRVINGGKPLRLGRATREPDYTWPGPERYESLVQVPVMVDGRCDAVLELADPAPDRYTEDDETLMITVAEQVAAAIRGIALRSEAEISAQRLALTLAAARAVAAADSARAVLETFVRTVHEGVGYDLVEAAVPVEDTDEQLVVASVSRSGDDYTGVRRPVGDGSTGRAFTERRQVTVMDALANPMPGMTAAKRWRSRLATPVIVEGRLLAVLAIADSRPDRFTPGDELFMQTVAEQVGAALLGTRLRDESTARARRLEITVAVAEAIAGTATADQALRAASESLANQIDCGAVTAFLADPETGEQVALVDTDIDTHGTLIEGLRRPAGHGTTGAVFETGTQVRIDRASQQEGYVPWLETGMRYESVLLTPVMVDETVHAVVGLYDLGPYRFERQDELLMQAVAEQIAAALRGAVLQSRLGERAERLERLEQRHRQLLERMVLAQEQERSRVAADLHDDTVQVLSACVIALDRVRRSIEAGHVERAAATLDEVSDLISGAVDRTRRMTFELRPAVLWHNGLEPALRQLLSTVEAEWGMEVTFDASGLTERLDVTLETIAFRSIAELIANARTHSRAAHLRITLSTGDGHLQAVVSDDGRGFDLEQAIVRARATNHLGLEAMMERLDAAGGSIEIDTAPGSGTTVRLSLPVRPS; from the coding sequence ATGCACGATCCTGATCCGCCTGGGGCGGCCGCCGGGCTGGAACTCCTGCTGGAGCGCTTCCGGACGGGACTTGACGCCGAACGCGTTGCGCTCGAGCCGGACGACGGCGCCGCGGCCGGCGCCGACGACCCGCGCCGGCTTCGGTCCGCCGTTCCCATGGAGGACGGCCGTCCCGGCGTCCTGCTCGTCCAGCGCGGCGACGACTCACCTGCCTTCAGCGACGCAGAACGCATGCTCTTCAGCCACCTCGCCGGACTGGCCGAGACGGTGCTGCGCGTGGCAGCCGAGTCGGCCCAGCGGTCGCGGAGGTTGGCCGTCGCCCAGGGCGTCTCCGCCGGCATGGCGGTCGCAGAGTCGCCGACCGAGGCGCTGGCAGCCGCCGTGGACGCGATCTTCGACAACTCGAGCTACCACGCGGTCACCGCGACGCTGATGGACCGCGACGGCGGAGAGCAGGTGATCGTCGCCGATCGCAGCCGGACGCTTCGCAGCCACACCGGCTTGCGCCGGCCGATCGGCGCCGGCCTCGTCGGCTACGCAGGCAGGGAGGGCTCCCCCCAGCTGTACGTCCACGCCGCCGACGAGGCCGGGTTCGAGTGGCCGGAGGACACCGTCTACCAGTCCCTGCTGCTGGCCCCCGTGATGGTCAGCGGGCGCTGCGAGGCGGTGCTCGAGCTGTGCGACACGCGGCCCGCAGCCTTCGGCGGTCCAGACCTCGAGCTCATGTCGTCGGTCGCCGCTCAGGTCGCCGGCGCCCTCACCCGCACCATCGCGATCGAGGAGTCCGGTCACCGGGCGGCACGGCTCGCCGTCGGTTCGGCGGTCGCGGCCGCGCTGACCGACGCGCGCACGCCGTCCGAGGCGCTCGCGCTTGCCGCGCACACCGTGTACGACAACTCGGCGTACGAGCTGGTCGCCGCCACCCTCGTCCTGGAGGAGTCGCGCGAGCAGCTCCTGATCGCCGACCTGTCGCGTGAAGCCCGCGAGCCCGAGCGGATGCGCCGGCCGCTCGACGCGGGCATCGTCGGCGCGGCGATCACCTCGGGCGAGCCGATCCTGCTCGGAAGCGCGCAGGACGATCCCCGCTTCGACTGGCCGCACCCACTGTCGGTTCAGTCGCTGCTGGTGACGCCGGTGGTCGTCGACGGGCGGTGCGTCGCGGCACTCGAGATCTGGAACCGCACCCGCGACGGGTTCGACCGCTTCGACGTCGCCCTGATGCAGCACGTCGCAGACCACCTGGCCGCGTCATGGCGGAGCATCCGGCTGCGGGAGGAGTCCGAGCGACGGGCGCAGCGCCTCGAGCTGACCCTCGAGGTGACCCGCGGCGTCGCGGCCGCGACCAGCCCGGAAGGCGCGCTGGCCGCCGCCGTGGAGGCGCTCGCGCGCTCGACGGCGTACCAGGCGATGGCCGCGATCCTGGCCGACCGCGCAGCCGGCGAGCAGATGCTCGTGGCGGGCCGCGGCGGCGACGAGATGCTGCCGGTGGGGCTTCGCCGGCCGATCGGCGAGGGACTCACCGGCCATGTCATCGAGCACGGCCGCCCGCTGCGGATCGACGACGCCTCGACGCGCGAGGACGCGCGGCCCTGGGTCGACGAGCCCGCGTTCATGTCGATGCTGCTGATGCCGGTGCTCGTCGACGGAACGTGCGTCGCGACGCTCGAGCTCGGCGACGAGCGCCGCAACCGCTTCAGCGACCAGGACATGGTGCTGCTCGCAACGGCGGCGGAGGGGGTGGCGGCGGCGTTGCGGCGGATCGGTCTGCGCAAGGAATCCACCCGGCGCGCCGACCGGCTCGCGCTCGCCGCCGATCTGGCCTGGAACGTGGCATCCGCCGGCACGGTCGAGGAGGCGCTGGATGTCGCCGCGCAGACCGTGTTCGAGCGGGTCGGCTACTCCTGCGCGATCGCCACGCTGGTGCTGCCCGACACGCGCCAGCAGCTCACGGTCGCGGACTACACGTCCGACGGCTCATCGCTGGCCGGGCTGTGGCGAAGCGTCGGCACGGGCGTCCTCGGCCAGGTGATCGCAGGCTGCCAGCCGCTGATCCTGTCCCACGCGAGCGATCACCCGGCGTACGACTGGCCGAGCGGTGAGCTGTGGGAGTCGATGGTCGCCGTCCCCGTCATGGATGAGGGCCGGTGCCGCGCCGTGCTGTCGGTCTACGAGCGCGAGCCGGACCGCCTCAACGAGGACGACCTGCGGCTGCTGATGGCCGTCGCAGGCCAGGTCGCGGCATCGCTGCGGGGCATCGACCTGCGCGACCAGTCCGACCGACGCGCACGGCGCCTGGCGCTCGCCGCCTCGATCGCCGGTCGCATCGCATCGGCGGCGACCGTGGATGAGGCGCTGGAGACGGCGGCGACCGAGCTGTACGAGGCCACCGAGTACGAGGTCGTGTCCGTGATCCGCTGCCAGCACGAGCGCGGTACGGCCGGGATGACCTTCGCACTCGACCGAAGCGGGCTGCCCTGGCACCCGATGACGTGGCCGATCGATGACGGCATCACCGGACGGGTGATCAACGGTGGCAAGCCGCTCCGCCTTGGCCGAGCCACCCGGGAGCCGGACTACACCTGGCCCGGGCCCGAGAGGTACGAGTCGCTCGTCCAGGTTCCGGTGATGGTCGACGGACGCTGCGACGCCGTGCTCGAGCTGGCCGACCCCGCCCCTGACCGCTACACCGAGGACGACGAGACGCTGATGATCACCGTCGCGGAGCAGGTCGCGGCGGCGATCCGGGGCATCGCGCTGCGGTCGGAGGCCGAGATCAGCGCGCAGCGGCTCGCCCTGACGCTTGCCGCAGCGCGGGCCGTCGCCGCCGCGGACAGTGCGCGCGCGGTGCTCGAGACGTTCGTTCGCACCGTGCACGAAGGCGTCGGCTACGACCTCGTCGAGGCGGCCGTTCCGGTCGAGGACACGGACGAACAGCTGGTCGTGGCCTCGGTGTCGCGCTCGGGCGACGACTACACCGGCGTGCGGCGGCCGGTCGGCGACGGGTCGACCGGGCGCGCCTTCACCGAGCGCCGGCAGGTGACCGTCATGGACGCACTCGCGAATCCCATGCCGGGCATGACCGCGGCAAAGCGCTGGCGGTCGCGGCTGGCGACGCCGGTGATCGTGGAGGGTCGCCTGCTCGCAGTGCTCGCGATCGCCGACAGCCGGCCCGACCGCTTCACGCCCGGCGATGAGCTGTTCATGCAGACGGTCGCAGAGCAGGTGGGGGCGGCGCTGCTCGGCACACGGCTCCGCGACGAGTCGACCGCGCGGGCGCGGCGGCTCGAGATCACTGTGGCCGTCGCAGAGGCCATTGCCGGTACGGCGACGGCCGACCAGGCCCTCCGGGCCGCCTCCGAGTCGCTCGCGAACCAGATCGATTGCGGCGCCGTCACGGCGTTTCTCGCCGATCCCGAGACCGGCGAGCAGGTGGCCTTGGTGGACACGGACATCGACACGCACGGGACGCTGATCGAAGGCCTGCGCCGCCCGGCCGGCCACGGGACGACGGGCGCGGTGTTCGAGACGGGAACACAGGTACGCATCGATCGAGCGTCCCAGCAGGAGGGTTACGTCCCGTGGCTCGAGACGGGCATGCGGTACGAGTCCGTGCTGCTGACGCCGGTGATGGTGGACGAGACGGTCCACGCCGTGGTGGGGTTGTACGACCTCGGCCCGTACCGCTTCGAGCGCCAGGACGAGCTGCTGATGCAGGCCGTCGCCGAGCAGATCGCCGCCGCCCTGCGAGGTGCGGTGCTCCAGTCGCGGCTCGGCGAACGCGCAGAGCGGCTCGAGCGGCTCGAGCAGCGGCATCGCCAGCTGCTCGAGCGCATGGTGCTTGCCCAGGAGCAGGAGCGCTCGCGCGTGGCGGCCGACCTCCACGACGACACGGTTCAGGTGCTTTCCGCCTGCGTGATCGCGCTCGACCGTGTGCGGCGGTCGATCGAGGCGGGGCACGTCGAACGCGCCGCCGCGACGCTCGACGAGGTCTCCGACCTGATCTCGGGGGCGGTGGACCGCACGCGCCGGATGACGTTCGAGCTGCGTCCGGCTGTGCTGTGGCACAACGGGCTCGAGCCCGCGCTGCGACAGCTGCTCTCCACCGTCGAGGCTGAGTGGGGCATGGAGGTCACGTTCGACGCGTCAGGTCTGACCGAGCGGCTCGACGTGACGCTCGAGACGATCGCCTTCCGGTCGATCGCCGAGCTGATCGCAAACGCGCGCACGCACTCGCGCGCCGCGCACCTGCGGATCACGCTGTCCACCGGTGACGGGCATCTGCAGGCGGTGGTGTCGGACGACGGACGCGGCTTCGACCTCGAGCAGGCGATCGTCCGAGCGAGGGCGACGAACCACCTGGGACTCGAGGCCATGATGGAGCGGCTGGACGCGGCCGGTGGATCGATCGAGATCGACACGGCGCCCGGCAGCGGCACCACGGTGCGGCTGAGCCTGCCCGTGCGGCCGTCCTGA
- a CDS encoding VOC family protein, which yields MGGATLGSPPLADWPGGIRAITLFFEDLDAARVFYAEVFGLPVVYEDDDSTVVRFGETLVNLLSVSEAPGLVEPAPVAALGAGVRFQLTLGVEDVDAVCDRLARQGVELLNGPMDRPWGIRTASFRDPGGHIWEIAH from the coding sequence ATGGGGGGAGCGACGTTGGGCAGTCCGCCACTGGCTGATTGGCCCGGTGGGATCAGGGCCATCACGCTGTTCTTCGAAGATCTCGACGCGGCGCGCGTGTTCTACGCCGAGGTCTTCGGCTTGCCGGTCGTCTATGAGGACGACGACTCGACCGTCGTTCGCTTCGGAGAGACGCTCGTCAATCTCCTCAGCGTCAGCGAAGCACCCGGCCTGGTTGAGCCGGCTCCCGTCGCGGCGCTCGGCGCCGGCGTGCGCTTCCAGCTCACGCTCGGCGTCGAGGACGTGGACGCCGTATGTGACCGGCTCGCCCGGCAGGGCGTCGAACTTCTGAACGGCCCGATGGACCGGCCTTGGGGCATTCGCACGGCCAGCTTTCGCGATCCCGGCGGCCACATCTGGGAGATCGCGCACTGA
- a CDS encoding cyclic nucleotide-binding domain-containing protein, with product MEPSRLAEIPLFAALGNAQLAEIAAVAVEAEAAEGETIATQGELGHALFAIESGTVEVTANGDLVSTLGAGDVFGEIAVIAAGVRMASVVATSPVRLIGLSTRDVLALERRSPQTYAHLLDLMNKRTAELGKR from the coding sequence ATGGAACCGTCGCGACTGGCCGAGATCCCGCTGTTCGCCGCTCTGGGAAACGCACAGCTGGCGGAGATCGCCGCAGTCGCCGTCGAGGCCGAGGCCGCGGAGGGAGAGACGATCGCGACCCAGGGCGAGCTTGGACATGCGCTGTTTGCGATAGAGAGCGGCACCGTCGAGGTCACAGCGAACGGCGATCTCGTGTCGACGCTCGGTGCCGGAGATGTGTTCGGCGAGATCGCGGTGATCGCCGCAGGGGTTCGCATGGCGTCGGTCGTCGCCACCTCGCCCGTGCGCCTGATCGGGCTCTCGACGCGCGACGTCCTGGCGCTCGAGCGGCGCTCGCCGCAGACGTACGCGCACCTGCTCGACCTGATGAACAAGCGCACGGCGGAGCTCGGCAAGCGCTGA
- a CDS encoding dCMP deaminase family protein: MADQPQAPSADLRRSAVRPSREQYFMLLAVATRERANCLRRHVGAVLVADQRIIATGYNGTPTAFPNCDEGGCHRCAHPDDYAEGRGYDVCICVHAEQNAVLQAAKLGYSVQGSACYSTLRPCFGCLKELYQAGVTTIRYLNAWTPSDPVEAGAYDALLAELAGRGVVVAQLDLPEALLDLR; this comes from the coding sequence ATGGCCGACCAGCCGCAGGCGCCGTCCGCCGACCTCCGCCGCTCGGCGGTACGGCCGAGCCGCGAGCAGTACTTCATGCTGCTCGCCGTCGCGACGCGCGAGCGCGCGAACTGCCTGCGACGCCACGTCGGTGCCGTGCTGGTGGCCGATCAGCGCATCATCGCCACCGGATACAACGGAACGCCCACGGCCTTCCCGAACTGCGACGAGGGCGGCTGCCATCGCTGCGCCCACCCCGACGACTACGCCGAGGGCCGCGGCTACGACGTCTGCATCTGCGTCCATGCCGAGCAGAACGCCGTGCTCCAGGCCGCAAAGCTCGGGTACTCGGTGCAGGGCTCGGCCTGCTACTCCACGCTGCGCCCGTGCTTCGGCTGCCTCAAGGAGCTGTACCAGGCGGGCGTCACCACGATCCGCTACCTGAACGCGTGGACGCCATCCGACCCGGTCGAGGCAGGCGCCTATGACGCGCTGCTGGCCGAGCTCGCCGGCCGCGGTGTGGTCGTGGCGCAGCTCGACCTCCCCGAGGCCCTGCTCGACCTCAGATAG
- a CDS encoding NlpC/P60 family protein, producing MHRDAVRPLPRMLGVILALALAAAFAHAAPAAADPLVDQKKAQYDKVSRQVRALDGRVELLTERYDAAVSELARLKTQIADANRRLKAAEIHLTFEQGVLADLMVARYKGLDASTLDIVLGASSLSDVTRSMDIKQRFDAAVADAVDQIRVTRDAIAAERVELLVAREKARAQKRIIERKRTVIRKMLRHRRALMHTLGDQVLIAEAASSIGQTQLALAAEQWIRADMRINHGDPGAELRDQVAIDGLAQIGVPYKWGGASPEGGFDCSGLVMWLWAQHGYSLPHFAASQYHLGPFVSETDLRIGDLVFFHKLGHVGIYIGNGYVLHAPHTGATVEIEAFSTPWFQDTYVGATRPGPA from the coding sequence ATGCATCGGGATGCCGTCCGCCCGCTGCCGCGCATGCTGGGGGTCATACTCGCGCTCGCGCTGGCCGCGGCCTTCGCCCACGCCGCCCCGGCGGCGGCCGACCCCCTGGTCGACCAGAAGAAGGCTCAGTACGACAAGGTGAGCCGGCAGGTTCGTGCGCTCGACGGTCGCGTCGAGCTGCTCACCGAGCGCTACGACGCCGCCGTCTCCGAGCTCGCCAGGCTGAAGACGCAGATCGCAGACGCCAACCGGCGGCTGAAGGCGGCCGAGATCCATCTCACCTTCGAGCAGGGCGTCCTCGCCGACCTGATGGTCGCCCGCTACAAGGGCCTCGACGCGTCGACGCTGGACATCGTGCTCGGCGCCTCGTCGCTCTCCGACGTCACGCGGTCGATGGATATCAAGCAGCGCTTCGACGCGGCCGTAGCGGACGCGGTCGACCAGATCCGCGTCACCCGCGATGCGATCGCCGCCGAGCGCGTCGAGCTGCTCGTCGCCCGCGAGAAAGCGCGCGCGCAGAAGCGGATCATCGAGCGCAAGCGGACGGTGATCCGGAAGATGCTGCGCCATCGCCGTGCGCTGATGCACACGCTCGGCGACCAGGTGCTGATCGCCGAGGCGGCGAGCAGCATCGGCCAGACGCAGCTCGCACTGGCCGCCGAGCAGTGGATCCGCGCGGATATGCGCATCAACCACGGCGATCCCGGCGCCGAGCTGCGCGACCAGGTGGCGATCGACGGCCTCGCCCAGATCGGCGTCCCGTACAAGTGGGGCGGTGCGTCACCGGAGGGCGGCTTCGACTGCTCCGGCCTGGTGATGTGGCTATGGGCGCAACACGGATACTCGCTCCCGCACTTCGCGGCGTCCCAGTACCACCTGGGACCGTTCGTCAGCGAGACCGACCTGCGGATCGGCGACCTCGTCTTCTTCCACAAGCTCGGCCACGTCGGCATCTACATCGGCAACGGCTACGTCCTGCACGCGCCGCACACGGGCGCGACCGTCGAGATCGAAGCGTTCTCGACGCCGTGGTTCCAGGACACGTACGTCGGAGCCACCCGCCCCGGACCCGCCTGA